The proteins below come from a single Oncorhynchus keta strain PuntledgeMale-10-30-2019 chromosome 1, Oket_V2, whole genome shotgun sequence genomic window:
- the LOC118387079 gene encoding transmembrane protein 47-like, with translation MASSGSGMEEVRVSALTPLKLVGLVCVFLALCLDVSAVLSPAWVTADNQYYLSLWESCWKPVTSDTWQCNTTLETDWQIATLVLLLGGAALILFSFLVALVSVWFGSRSHCYRPIAVMLFAAVVLQVCSLILYPVKFIETVSLRIYHEFNWGYGLACGATIFSFGGAILYCLNPKNYDDYY, from the exons ATGGCTTCATCCGGGAGTGGAATGGAGGAAGTGCGCGTTTCGGCGTTGACGCCCCTGAAGTTGGTGGGCTTGGTGTGCGTCTTCCTCGCGCTCTGTCTGGATGTCTCGGCTGTGTTGAGTCCCGCGTGGGTAACGGCGGATAACCAGTACTACCTGTCTCTGTGGGAGTCCTGCTGGAAGCCCGTCACCTCGGACACATGGCAGTGCAACACCACACTCGAGACTG actggcAGATTGCCACGCTGGTTCTGTTGCTGGGTGGTGCAGCCCTCATCCTGTTCTCCTTCCTGGTGGCCCTGGTGTCAGTGTGGTTCGGCTCCAGGAGCCACTGCTACAGACCCATCGCTGTCATGCTGTTCGCTGCAG TGGTGCTCCAGGTCTGCAGTTTGATCCTCTACCCTGTTAAGTTCATTGAGACGGTCAGCCTGAGGATATACCACGAGTTCAACTGGGGCTATGGCCTCGCCTGTGGGGCCACCATCTTCTCTTTTGGAGGGGCCATTCTCTACTGCCTCAACCCCAAGAACTATGACGACTACTACTAA